Proteins from a single region of Hermetia illucens chromosome 3, iHerIll2.2.curated.20191125, whole genome shotgun sequence:
- the LOC119651905 gene encoding brain protein I3-like: MENVPIMKQPPSYSETTGPPPFSSGDNGQQYYNSEYASTPSATPSYIPAPSTTTHNVTVVTAGGPQVIMGGCPVCRVGTMTKDFTCCGICCAICLFPIGIWCCYCMRRLKCTNCGTTL; the protein is encoded by the exons atggaaaatgttccCATAATGAAGCAACCACCTTCGTACTCGGAAACAACAGGACCTCCTCCATTCAGTT CCGGAGATAACGGGCAGCAATATTATAACTCCGAGTATGCCTCGACTCCATCAGCAACCCCATCTTACATCCCAGCACCCTCAACCACCACACATAATGTAACAGTTGTCACGGCAGGAGGACCTCAAGTGATAATGGGTGGATGTCCGGTTTGCAGGGTAGGAACAATGACAAAAGATTTCACTTGTTGCGGTATCTGTTGTGCGATTTGTTTATTCCCCATCGGAATCTGGTGCTGTTACTGTATGCGCAGATTGAAGTGTACCAACTGCGGAACGACATTATAA
- the LOC119651497 gene encoding brain protein I3-like isoform X1 produces the protein MDTAPITKQPPPYSETVRPTLDDATGNNWQQDHHPQYPSAPPISSFSYMPLTPPPTTTHNVTVVTAAAPQIMGGCPACRIGTMEKGFTCCGICCAICLFPIGILCCFCMRRMKCRNCGATL, from the exons ATGGATACTGCTCCTATAACGAAGCAACCACCTCCATACTCGGAAACAGTTCGACCCACATTAGATG ATGCAACCGGGAATAACTGGCAACAGGACCATCATCCCCAGTATCCTTCAGCTCCACCGATCTCGTCGTTTTCTTACATGCCATTGACACCACCCCCAACAACCACACATAACGTAACAGTCGTTACGGCTGCAGCTCCGCAAATTATGGGTGGATGTCCAGCTTGCAGGATAGGGACCATGGAGAAAGGTTTTACTTGTTGCGGCATTTGCTGTGCGATTTGTTTGTTCCCTATCGGCATCTTGTGCTGTTTTTGCATGCGCAGAATGAAGTGTAGGAATTGCGGAGCGACATTGTAG
- the LOC119651497 gene encoding brain protein I3-like isoform X2, translating to MFDATGNNWQQDHHPQYPSAPPISSFSYMPLTPPPTTTHNVTVVTAAAPQIMGGCPACRIGTMEKGFTCCGICCAICLFPIGILCCFCMRRMKCRNCGATL from the exons ATGTTCG ATGCAACCGGGAATAACTGGCAACAGGACCATCATCCCCAGTATCCTTCAGCTCCACCGATCTCGTCGTTTTCTTACATGCCATTGACACCACCCCCAACAACCACACATAACGTAACAGTCGTTACGGCTGCAGCTCCGCAAATTATGGGTGGATGTCCAGCTTGCAGGATAGGGACCATGGAGAAAGGTTTTACTTGTTGCGGCATTTGCTGTGCGATTTGTTTGTTCCCTATCGGCATCTTGTGCTGTTTTTGCATGCGCAGAATGAAGTGTAGGAATTGCGGAGCGACATTGTAG